One stretch of Campylobacter sp. CCS1377 DNA includes these proteins:
- the purH gene encoding bifunctional phosphoribosylaminoimidazolecarboxamide formyltransferase/IMP cyclohydrolase, whose translation MRALLSVSDKEGIVEFGKELENLGFELLSTGGTFKLLKENGVKVVEVSEFTKSPELFEGRVKTLHPKIHGGILHKRSDENHIKQAKENEILGIDLVCVNLYPFKKTTIMSNDFDEIIENIDIGGPAMIRSAAKNYKDVMVLCDPLDYEKTINALKNNQNDEKFRLNLMIKAYEHTANYDSYIANYMNERFNGGFGASKFIVGQKVFDTKYGENPHQKGALYEFDAFFSVNFKALKGEASFNNLTDINSALNLASSFEKAPAVAIVKHGNPCGFAIKENLVQSYIHALKCDSVSAYGGVVAINGTLDKTLAEKINEIYVEVIIAANVTDEALAVFENKKRIKIFTQFSPYLIRSFDKYDFKHIDGGFVYQNSDEVSENELKNAKLMSQRKASEGELKDLEIAMKIAAFTKSNNVVYVKNGAMVAIGMGMTSRIDAAKAAIAKAKEMGLDLEGCVLASEAFFPFRDSIDEASKVGVKAIVEPGGSIRDDEVIKAADEYGVALYFTGVRHFLH comes from the coding sequence ATGAGAGCATTATTAAGCGTTAGCGATAAAGAAGGCATAGTAGAATTTGGAAAAGAACTTGAAAATTTAGGCTTTGAGCTACTTTCAACGGGTGGAACTTTTAAGCTTTTAAAGGAAAATGGAGTAAAGGTTGTAGAAGTTAGCGAATTTACAAAAAGTCCTGAGCTTTTTGAAGGGCGTGTAAAAACCTTGCACCCAAAAATTCACGGCGGAATTTTACATAAAAGAAGTGATGAAAATCATATTAAACAAGCAAAAGAGAATGAAATTTTAGGCATTGATTTGGTTTGTGTAAATTTATATCCATTTAAAAAAACCACTATAATGAGCAATGATTTTGATGAGATTATCGAAAACATCGACATTGGTGGACCTGCGATGATAAGAAGTGCGGCGAAAAATTACAAAGATGTTATGGTGCTTTGCGATCCGCTTGATTATGAAAAAACTATCAATGCTTTAAAAAACAATCAAAATGATGAAAAATTTCGCCTAAATTTGATGATAAAAGCTTACGAGCATACAGCAAATTATGATAGCTATATCGCAAATTATATGAATGAAAGGTTTAATGGGGGATTTGGAGCAAGTAAATTCATCGTAGGGCAAAAGGTTTTTGATACAAAATACGGCGAAAATCCTCATCAAAAAGGAGCTTTATATGAATTTGATGCCTTTTTTAGCGTGAATTTTAAAGCCCTAAAAGGCGAAGCAAGCTTTAATAATCTAACTGATATTAACTCCGCGCTGAATTTAGCCAGTAGTTTTGAAAAAGCTCCCGCGGTAGCTATAGTAAAGCATGGAAATCCTTGCGGTTTTGCTATAAAAGAAAATTTGGTACAAAGCTATATACACGCGTTAAAATGTGATAGTGTGAGTGCTTATGGGGGTGTGGTGGCGATCAATGGCACGCTGGATAAGACCTTGGCTGAGAAAATCAATGAAATTTATGTAGAAGTTATCATTGCTGCAAATGTTACAGATGAGGCCTTAGCGGTATTTGAAAACAAAAAACGCATTAAAATTTTTACACAATTTAGCCCTTATTTAATCAGAAGTTTTGACAAATATGATTTTAAGCACATTGATGGAGGCTTTGTTTATCAAAATAGCGATGAAGTAAGTGAAAATGAGCTTAAAAATGCAAAACTTATGAGTCAAAGAAAGGCAAGTGAAGGTGAACTAAAAGATCTTGAAATTGCGATGAAAATTGCTGCATTTACCAAATCAAACAATGTAGTTTATGTAAAAAATGGCGCAATGGTGGCCATTGGAATGGGTATGACAAGCAGAATTGATGCCGCAAAAGCAGCTATTGCCAAAGCTAAAGAAATGGGGCTTGATTTAGAGGGTTGTGTTTTGGCAAGTGAAGCTTTTTTTCCATTTAGAGATAGCATAGACGAAGCAAGTAAAGTGGGTGTTAAAGCCATAGTAGAGCCAGGTGGAAGCATAAGGGATGATGAAGTGATAAAAGCTGCCGATGAATACGGAGTGGCACTTTATTTTACAGGTGTAAGACACTTTTTGCATTAA
- a CDS encoding META domain-containing protein codes for MKKISILALGLLMSACVKNASLSIIEIENKTLSFVSIETNGKLYTPKEGGEIPSITFERDRFFGFAGCNRFFGGLGNLGDEGIEFKGAAATKMMCEPESMKFEDKILTSLTGIFKISKNGDNGYTLTKDDIVIRLK; via the coding sequence ATGAAAAAAATTTCCATTTTAGCTTTAGGACTTTTGATGAGTGCTTGTGTTAAAAATGCCAGTCTTAGTATTATTGAAATTGAAAATAAAACCTTAAGTTTTGTTTCCATAGAAACCAATGGTAAACTTTATACTCCAAAAGAGGGTGGTGAAATACCGAGCATTACCTTTGAAAGAGATAGATTCTTCGGTTTTGCGGGTTGCAATCGCTTTTTTGGTGGTTTGGGTAATTTAGGTGATGAAGGTATTGAATTTAAAGGTGCTGCTGCGACTAAAATGATGTGTGAGCCTGAATCAATGAAATTTGAAGATAAAATATTAACAAGCCTTACAGGCATCTTTAAAATCAGTAAAAATGGCGATAATGGTTACACGCTCACAAAAGATGACATCGTCATTCGCTTAAAATGA
- a CDS encoding tetratricopeptide repeat protein — MKKNKFRKGNEIMSKLCKANVYKACRNVSISYENGFGVKQDYFKAKELYEKACKGNDYVACFNLGIIYKYGQGIKQDYQKTNEFYKKACDGGHNTACFYYNAQEVK; from the coding sequence ATGAAAAAAAATAAATTTCGAAAGGGCAATGAAATAATGTCTAAGCTTTGCAAAGCTAATGTTTATAAAGCTTGTCGTAATGTAAGTATTTCTTATGAAAATGGATTTGGCGTAAAGCAAGATTATTTTAAAGCAAAAGAACTTTACGAAAAAGCTTGTAAAGGCAATGATTATGTTGCTTGTTTTAATTTAGGTATTATTTATAAATATGGACAAGGTATAAAACAAGATTATCAAAAAACCAATGAATTTTACAAAAAAGCTTGCGATGGTGGTCATAACACTGCTTGTTTTTATTACAATGCACAAGAAGTAAAATAA
- a CDS encoding DnaJ family molecular chaperone → MIYILLIIAILAFYWYYKTWGKQDFLNSATRGAKGFARGFAKGVMEERIDEFKRRMNYYVIALLAKIAKSDGRVSEDEAEMISQILDANAKDERERAFLKASFNEHKDNLSDAFYVAKDFLKEVPLPKNERFNVLRVLVFMALIDADFNNKKREILEQIAKAFDIAKSELDNFIASLSNLKSGQKELSLDEAYSVLELSSNADLNAVKKQYRALAKKYHPDILNANNVSEEELKKGVEKFQKINEAYEKIKKHLEK, encoded by the coding sequence ATGATTTATATTTTATTAATCATCGCTATTTTAGCGTTTTATTGGTATTACAAAACTTGGGGAAAACAAGATTTTTTAAACTCAGCTACGCGTGGAGCTAAAGGCTTTGCAAGGGGTTTTGCAAAGGGCGTTATGGAAGAAAGAATAGATGAGTTTAAAAGGCGTATGAATTACTATGTCATCGCACTTTTAGCAAAAATCGCAAAAAGCGATGGCAGAGTAAGCGAAGATGAAGCTGAAATGATCAGTCAAATTTTAGATGCAAATGCCAAAGATGAAAGAGAAAGGGCGTTTTTAAAAGCAAGTTTTAATGAGCATAAAGATAATTTAAGCGATGCTTTTTATGTGGCAAAGGATTTTTTAAAAGAAGTTCCTTTGCCAAAAAACGAGCGTTTTAATGTTTTGCGTGTGCTTGTGTTTATGGCATTAATCGATGCAGATTTTAATAACAAAAAAAGAGAGATTTTAGAACAAATCGCAAAGGCTTTTGATATAGCAAAAAGCGAGCTTGATAATTTTATCGCCAGTCTTTCAAATTTAAAAAGCGGACAAAAAGAGTTAAGTCTTGATGAAGCCTATAGCGTTTTAGAGCTTTCAAGTAATGCAGATTTAAACGCGGTAAAAAAACAATACAGAGCCTTAGCTAAAAAATACCATCCTGATATTTTAAACGCAAATAATGTGAGCGAAGAAGAATTAAAAAAAGGTGTAGAAAAATTTCAAAAAATTAACGAAGCTTATGAAAAAATCAAAAAGCATTTAGAAAAATAA
- the purL gene encoding phosphoribosylformylglycinamidine synthase subunit PurL codes for MDKETIKAHKISDDEYAEILNILGREPNLLELGVISAMWSEHCSYKSSKKYLNGFPTKASWVIQGPGENAGVIDIGKGMAAVFKVESHNHPSFIEPFAGAATGVGGILRDVFTMGARVVAGMNSLKFGNIHDEKCGKHQKYLVKGVVSGISHYGNCMGVPTIGGECAFDECFNGNILVNAFALGICKSEDIFYAKAEGIGNPVIYVGSKTGRDGLGGAVMASDSFTEESKSLRPTVQIGDPFSEKLLMEACLELFKTDYIVGIQDMGAAGLTSSSFEMAGRSGSGMKLFLDKTPMREEGMTPYELMLSESQERMLICAKKGCEDKVIEIFKKWDLDAVVMGEVTNTGKMELFWNDELVGLIPIEPLSEKAPILDRPTSKPKYLDEIKNYKFELKMSQQELFEKILQNENASDKNFIYDQFDSSVQTNTIKADGALGASVIRVKENGASVAMAIECNSRLNYINPKIGASMTVASAGRKVACTGAKPLAISDCLNYGNPQNPEVMWQFAQGCEGIKEACKELNTPVVSGNVSLYNESDGVSIYPSPTIVCVGLNEDASKTLPSAFSQENISIFVLGESKGEFGASLAAKIQDGKVEGMLCELDYEAEIKLWNLLIEANKQNLLHCANSVGIGGIALTLAKMAARSSVGIEAKMSSKHNDIIFDESPSRAIVGVLDEEKFLELAQNFDVKVQKIGQSVSEAKFVLDEIGLGSKELKAKYFNSFKEMME; via the coding sequence ATGGATAAAGAAACGATTAAGGCACATAAAATCAGCGATGATGAATATGCTGAAATTTTAAATATTTTAGGTAGAGAGCCAAATTTACTCGAGCTTGGTGTGATTTCTGCGATGTGGAGCGAGCATTGTTCTTATAAATCAAGTAAAAAATACCTTAATGGCTTTCCAACCAAAGCTTCTTGGGTGATACAAGGTCCAGGAGAAAATGCGGGTGTGATTGATATTGGTAAAGGAATGGCAGCAGTTTTTAAAGTAGAAAGTCACAATCACCCTAGCTTTATCGAGCCTTTTGCGGGTGCTGCTACAGGTGTGGGTGGAATTTTGCGTGATGTTTTTACCATGGGTGCAAGAGTGGTTGCAGGAATGAATTCTTTAAAATTTGGTAATATCCACGATGAAAAATGTGGCAAACATCAAAAATACCTTGTCAAAGGCGTTGTGAGTGGAATTTCTCATTATGGAAATTGTATGGGAGTGCCTACGATTGGAGGAGAATGTGCCTTTGATGAATGCTTTAATGGAAATATTCTAGTCAATGCCTTTGCTTTAGGAATTTGCAAAAGTGAAGATATTTTTTATGCTAAGGCTGAAGGTATAGGAAATCCTGTGATTTATGTGGGTTCAAAAACCGGTAGAGATGGACTTGGTGGAGCTGTGATGGCGAGCGATAGCTTTACAGAAGAAAGTAAGTCTTTGCGTCCAACCGTGCAAATTGGTGATCCTTTCAGCGAAAAGCTTTTAATGGAAGCTTGTTTGGAGCTTTTTAAAACAGATTATATCGTTGGAATTCAAGATATGGGTGCAGCTGGTCTTACTTCAAGTTCTTTTGAAATGGCAGGAAGAAGTGGTAGTGGAATGAAGCTTTTCTTGGATAAAACGCCGATGAGAGAAGAAGGAATGACTCCTTATGAATTAATGCTTAGCGAGTCTCAAGAAAGAATGCTAATTTGTGCTAAAAAAGGCTGCGAAGATAAAGTTATAGAAATCTTTAAAAAATGGGATTTAGACGCTGTGGTAATGGGCGAAGTTACCAATACGGGTAAAATGGAGCTTTTTTGGAATGATGAGCTTGTAGGGCTTATCCCAATAGAACCTTTAAGCGAAAAAGCACCGATTTTAGATCGTCCAACTTCTAAACCAAAATACCTAGATGAAATTAAAAATTATAAATTTGAACTTAAAATGTCTCAACAAGAGCTTTTTGAAAAAATCTTGCAAAATGAAAATGCTAGCGATAAAAATTTTATTTATGATCAGTTTGATTCTAGCGTGCAAACTAATACCATAAAAGCCGATGGAGCTTTGGGTGCAAGCGTGATACGCGTTAAAGAAAATGGTGCAAGCGTAGCAATGGCGATAGAATGCAATTCGCGTTTAAATTATATCAATCCAAAAATTGGTGCTAGCATGACAGTAGCAAGTGCAGGTAGAAAAGTAGCTTGCACAGGTGCAAAACCTTTAGCAATAAGTGATTGTTTGAATTATGGCAATCCGCAAAATCCTGAAGTCATGTGGCAGTTTGCACAGGGTTGCGAAGGTATAAAAGAAGCTTGCAAAGAGTTAAACACTCCAGTTGTAAGCGGAAATGTTTCACTTTATAATGAAAGCGATGGAGTAAGTATTTATCCAAGTCCAACCATAGTTTGCGTGGGTTTGAACGAAGATGCAAGTAAAACTTTGCCAAGTGCTTTTAGTCAAGAAAATATCAGTATTTTTGTTTTGGGTGAAAGCAAAGGGGAATTTGGAGCCTCTTTGGCGGCAAAAATTCAAGATGGCAAAGTAGAAGGAATGCTTTGTGAGTTAGACTATGAAGCAGAAATTAAGCTATGGAATTTACTCATAGAAGCTAATAAACAAAATTTACTTCATTGTGCTAATAGTGTTGGTATAGGTGGTATTGCTTTAACTTTGGCTAAAATGGCGGCTAGATCAAGCGTGGGAATTGAAGCAAAGATGAGTTCAAAACATAATGATATCATTTTTGATGAAAGTCCAAGTCGTGCCATAGTTGGGGTTTTAGATGAAGAAAAATTTTTAGAACTTGCGCAAAATTTTGATGTCAAAGTACAAAAAATCGGTCAAAGTGTGAGTGAAGCTAAGTTTGTTTTAGATGAAATTGGACTAGGAAGCAAAGAGCTAAAAGCTAAGTATTTTAATTCTTTTAAAGAAATGATGGAATAA